From a single Streptomyces misionensis genomic region:
- a CDS encoding FMN-binding negative transcriptional regulator, with the protein MLIHPWDASLDDAEWQTWIADGHDFGHLCVNGLPGEAPAVVPTHFAADGKDLLVHLARPNPVWKAIEHDPNVTFAVTGDYAFIPGTWRANPDVPPTDGVPTSYYAAVQFTCRAHVLDDPEDKADLLRRQLAHFQPDGDHAPVEADRPPYGRMLSGIRGLRLQVLEVRAKFKYDNQKPTELRTTVAGRLTERARGLDAPTARQQLRRLDRMGTWKA; encoded by the coding sequence ATGCTCATCCACCCCTGGGACGCGAGTCTGGACGACGCCGAATGGCAGACCTGGATCGCCGACGGCCACGACTTCGGGCACCTCTGCGTCAACGGCCTGCCCGGTGAGGCGCCGGCCGTGGTCCCCACCCACTTCGCCGCCGACGGCAAGGACCTGCTCGTCCACCTGGCCCGGCCCAACCCGGTGTGGAAGGCGATCGAGCACGACCCGAACGTCACCTTCGCCGTCACCGGCGACTACGCCTTCATCCCGGGCACCTGGCGCGCCAATCCGGACGTCCCGCCCACCGACGGCGTGCCGACCAGCTACTACGCGGCCGTCCAGTTCACCTGCCGCGCCCACGTCCTGGACGACCCCGAGGACAAGGCCGACCTGCTGCGCCGCCAGCTGGCCCACTTCCAGCCCGACGGCGACCACGCCCCCGTGGAAGCCGACCGGCCGCCCTACGGCCGCATGCTCTCCGGCATCCGCGGCCTGAGGCTCCAAGTGCTCGAGGTGCGCGCCAAGTTCAAGTACGACAACCAGAAGCCCACCGAACTGCGCACCACCGTGGCCGGGCGCCTCACCGAGCGCGCCCGGGGCCTCGACGCCCCGACGGCCCGCCAGCAGCTGCGCCGCCTGGACCGCATGGGCACGTGGAAGGCGTGA